In Methanomicrobiales archaeon, a single window of DNA contains:
- a CDS encoding cupin domain-containing protein — protein MAEKSRDEIRGKPLALKDLVAYQDGTVASRMIVNKPAGSITIFAFDEGEGLSEHTAPYDAVVTILDGEAEVWVAGTTYAMREGETIIFPANAPHALSATTRFKMSLTMIRE, from the coding sequence ATGGCAGAGAAGAGTCGCGACGAGATCCGCGGGAAACCGCTGGCGTTGAAAGACCTGGTCGCCTACCAGGACGGAACGGTCGCCAGCCGCATGATCGTGAACAAACCCGCGGGCAGCATCACCATCTTCGCCTTCGACGAGGGGGAGGGGCTCTCCGAGCATACGGCGCCCTACGATGCCGTGGTCACGATCCTGGACGGGGAGGCCGAGGTCTGGGTGGCCGGCACCACCTACGCGATGCGGGAGGGAGAGACGATCATCTTCCCCGCCAACGCCCCCCACGCCCTCTCGGCGACGACGAGGTTCAAGATGTCCCTGACCATGATCCGGGAGTGA
- a CDS encoding NAC family transcription factor has product MTEEKEGRYCSICGGIPPHEIKIRKILVEGKEVGIDRLDWILEDVRRLHLKDEAEIGEEILKRVRQFNYVPTKKTSAYADALLREYRGDGQG; this is encoded by the coding sequence ATGACGGAGGAGAAGGAGGGGAGGTACTGCTCCATCTGCGGCGGCATCCCGCCGCACGAGATCAAGATCCGCAAGATCCTGGTCGAGGGAAAGGAGGTGGGCATCGACAGACTCGACTGGATCCTGGAGGATGTCCGCCGCCTCCACCTGAAGGACGAGGCCGAGATCGGGGAGGAGATCCTGAAACGGGTCCGCCAGTTCAACTACGTCCCCACGAAGAAGACCTCCGCGTATGCCGATGCGCTCCTCCGGGAGTACCGGGGGGACGGACAGGGATAG